The Rhizobium viscosum genomic sequence AGGCCGGTGTGACGCGCGGTGCGCTCTATCATCACTTCGAAGACAAGAAAGCGCTCTTCCGGGCCGTGATCGAAAGGGAGGCGATTGATGTCGCCGACGAGATCGAGCGGCGCACAAAGCGGCAAGCCGCACCGCGTGACGCACTGCTTAAAGGCGCCGCGGCCTATTTCGATGCAATGGAAGTGGAAGGGCGGACGCGGCTGCTTCTGCTCGAGGCGCCGGCGGTCATCGGCTTGCCCGCCACTATGCAGATTGATGGCGAGAATGCAGAAGCGACATTGCGGGTAGGGCTCGAAGCCTTGCTGCCGCAGGCCAGTGCCTTGCTCGGACCATTGACAACGATGCTCTCAGCGGCTTTCGATCGCGCGGCGATTGCCATCGAAGCAGGCGGCAGTCGTCAGGATTACGAGCAGGGGATAGCTGCCTTACTCGACGGCCTCGCCGATCACCTGCGGCGGTAGCTCGACCAGCGGCGCCGGAATATCGCTGCTCTTCTCAGGCGACTTGCAGATATCGGCGATCACGCAGCGTTCGCATTCCGGGCGACGGGCCTTGCAGGTGTAGCGGCCGTGCAGGATGAGCCAGTGATGAGCGTGATAGAGGTAGTGCTTCGGAACAACCTTCATCAGCCGCTCTTCCACCTCGTCGGGCGTCTTTCCGGGGGCGAGCCTGATGCGGTTGGCGATGCGGAAGATATGGGTGTCGACGGCCATCGTCGCCTGGCCGAAGGCCATTGACAGTACGACATTGGCGGTCTTGCGGCCGACACCCGGCAGACGAACCAGTTCCTCGCGCGTCATCGGCACCTTGCCGCCGAACTCATCGACCAGCATCTGCGAAAGCGCGATGACGTTCTTCGCCTTGTTGCGGTAAAGGCCGATCGTCTTGATGTACTCACGAACCTTCTCTTCGCCGAGGTCGAGCATTTTCTGCGGCGTATCGGCGACCCTGAAGAGCGCCCTTGTCGCCTTGTTGACACCGGCATCCGTCGCTTGCGCAGAGAGTGCCACCGCCACAACGAGGGTAAAGGGATTGGTGTGTTCCAGCTCCCCTCGCGGCTCCGGACGCTGGATGGAGAAACGGCGGAAGATTTCCTCGCGCTCGGCCAACGAATAGGCGGTTTTCACCGCCGCCGCCGGCTTGCGGCGGACGATCACATTCGGGTTTTGCGACGATTTGGTAACGGATTTGAGTTTCGGATTCGCCATGGAAAATCTATACTCACTGGCCATGATGGAAAGCAACGCCGACAGCCGTAACGATCAGCCTGTTTTCGCAGCCGAACTCTTTCCTTACCGCTCGCTCGGCCGGAAGGGCTTCAAGGTGTTGCTCGGCGTTTCCGGCGCCATCTGCTTCATGTACGGCATGTTCTTCATCGTCACCGGCGCCTGGCCAATCGGCTTCTTTTTCGGGCTGGATTTCCTCCTGCTCTACGGCGCCTTCTGGCTGAATTATCGAT encodes the following:
- a CDS encoding TetR/AcrR family transcriptional regulator; translated protein: MSRSNRERTEQTRQALMDAARRLFVEKGYAETATPDIVAEAGVTRGALYHHFEDKKALFRAVIEREAIDVADEIERRTKRQAAPRDALLKGAAAYFDAMEVEGRTRLLLLEAPAVIGLPATMQIDGENAEATLRVGLEALLPQASALLGPLTTMLSAAFDRAAIAIEAGGSRQDYEQGIAALLDGLADHLRR
- the nth gene encoding endonuclease III yields the protein MANPKLKSVTKSSQNPNVIVRRKPAAAVKTAYSLAEREEIFRRFSIQRPEPRGELEHTNPFTLVVAVALSAQATDAGVNKATRALFRVADTPQKMLDLGEEKVREYIKTIGLYRNKAKNVIALSQMLVDEFGGKVPMTREELVRLPGVGRKTANVVLSMAFGQATMAVDTHIFRIANRIRLAPGKTPDEVEERLMKVVPKHYLYHAHHWLILHGRYTCKARRPECERCVIADICKSPEKSSDIPAPLVELPPQVIGEAVE